A genomic window from Leptospira andrefontaineae includes:
- a CDS encoding chloride channel protein gives MFGNILTKFRLRPISSYFTIKGRRSLYLYCVLTGIVSGLGALLFSRALAWAEYISLESISGLHNTHSGGEYFVSLEPIPSIYLGRWVLLVLPILGGLIAGWIIWKFSPDSAGTGTDSLIDSFHNREGKVDPKVPLIKSIATIFTLSSGGSGGKEGPISLIGAGFGSLVANITKAGARARRTLLLAGTAGGLGAIFHAPLGGALTSVEMMYREDIESDTLVPCIISSVTAFLTYSSFNGFGSVYKVPEIGFIEYKELIFYLFLGIVCYLNGAFLIKVFQFMQEWSKSWKFPTWIKPALGGIPVGIIGYFLPEVLGTGAGVLQDVLEGSFQFPNYSSYLDQDMQIIFFFLLLAFLKIITTSFTIGTGGSAGMFGPSLFIGGMLGGALGTFANLVLGYQVSVASFVLVGMGAFYAGIASAPIAGMVMICEIIGSYSLLPPLMIVSIITFVLSHKLNLYKSQKNTRFQSPAHDWDMNRDLLEGILIQDIRGKLRNIAEVKTSTLLSKLEEEALKINASDYIVLQEDGNYFGMISLRTSRLFLEGRDLTQNLILVKDVADTSILPISVHTNLANTFKTLLDRGMDKIPVEENGKYLGYLRYADIISIYFEKTRSSKPV, from the coding sequence ATGTTCGGAAACATCTTAACAAAATTCCGACTAAGACCTATTTCATCTTATTTCACGATTAAGGGCAGAAGATCCTTATATTTGTATTGCGTCCTAACCGGGATCGTTTCCGGTTTGGGGGCCCTCCTTTTTTCTAGAGCCCTTGCCTGGGCAGAATATATTTCCTTAGAATCAATATCCGGTTTACATAATACACATTCTGGGGGCGAATATTTCGTTTCTTTGGAGCCGATCCCGTCTATTTATTTAGGAAGATGGGTTCTTTTGGTTCTACCTATTTTAGGAGGACTGATTGCAGGCTGGATTATCTGGAAATTCTCTCCTGATTCTGCAGGAACCGGAACGGATTCATTAATAGATTCATTTCATAATAGAGAAGGTAAAGTAGATCCGAAAGTCCCTCTGATCAAGTCGATCGCGACTATATTCACATTATCATCCGGCGGAAGCGGAGGAAAAGAAGGCCCTATCTCTCTTATCGGTGCAGGATTCGGTTCGCTTGTCGCTAACATAACCAAAGCAGGCGCAAGGGCGAGGCGTACATTATTACTCGCAGGAACTGCAGGAGGACTTGGAGCTATCTTTCATGCTCCTCTAGGTGGAGCCTTGACCTCTGTTGAAATGATGTACAGAGAAGATATAGAAAGTGATACATTGGTTCCTTGTATTATCTCTTCTGTAACCGCATTCTTAACATACTCTTCTTTTAACGGATTCGGTTCTGTTTACAAAGTTCCTGAGATCGGATTTATAGAATATAAAGAGCTTATCTTCTATTTATTCTTAGGGATCGTTTGTTATTTGAATGGAGCCTTTCTTATTAAGGTATTTCAATTCATGCAAGAATGGTCCAAGTCTTGGAAATTTCCCACGTGGATCAAGCCTGCATTAGGCGGAATTCCCGTAGGGATCATAGGTTATTTTTTACCTGAAGTTCTGGGTACTGGAGCCGGTGTATTACAAGATGTTTTAGAAGGTAGTTTTCAATTTCCAAATTACAGTTCTTATTTGGATCAAGATATGCAGATCATATTCTTTTTCTTACTTCTCGCATTCTTAAAAATTATCACCACTTCATTTACGATAGGAACCGGGGGATCTGCAGGAATGTTCGGACCTTCCTTATTCATAGGTGGAATGTTAGGAGGAGCACTTGGAACATTTGCAAATTTAGTCTTAGGTTACCAAGTGTCTGTTGCATCTTTTGTTCTAGTCGGGATGGGTGCTTTTTATGCGGGCATAGCAAGCGCTCCGATTGCAGGAATGGTGATGATTTGCGAGATCATAGGAAGTTATTCTCTTCTTCCCCCTTTGATGATTGTTTCGATCATCACTTTTGTTCTCTCTCATAAACTGAATTTGTACAAAAGCCAAAAGAACACTCGCTTCCAATCTCCAGCTCATGATTGGGATATGAATCGGGACTTATTAGAAGGTATCCTCATCCAAGATATTCGGGGCAAACTTAGAAATATTGCGGAGGTCAAAACTTCTACCCTTCTTTCTAAGTTGGAAGAAGAAGCGCTTAAGATCAACGCAAGCGACTATATAGTCTTGCAGGAAGATGGAAACTACTTCGGAATGATCTCCCTACGTACAAGCCGCTTATTTTTAGAAGGTAGAGATCTTACCCAAAACCTGATCCTTGTGAAAGATGTGGCTGATACATCGATTCTTCCGATTTCCGTCCATACAAACCTGGCGAATACCTTCAAAACCCTCTTAGATAGGGGGATGGATAAGATTCCGGTGGAAGAGAATGGAAAATATTTGGGATATTTACGTTATGCTGACATCATTTCGATATATTTTGAAAAGACTCGGTCTTCTAAGCCGGTTTAG
- a CDS encoding OmpP1/FadL family transporter, translating to MRNRAYSQKIISRSRIILAVLGILGVGTSELTAGSYGDIYGAHAGAAGMAGAVTATVNNSSAVFYNVAGLGRLNEADLFIAQWEQKEKEKEAAANGEVPKDANGNPIPQEGPLLNTEPQTEAGAPPDKWYKRAWFNFRDGFANMGKGMFTYQPLLRPNRPYHEVSFLGTYANPTLKNNAPKNENTKNPDDSYVGLGFTMNLNEIFDIGRTIRFGLNAIVPASGNLMVVNDQNPTVPRYLQSGKSNERPTIMAGVGVELWKDRLFAGVGITALAGGSGAILLKDVPISPDPVQANSQVVLTLKPIINPTYGLQFTYGKWSAGVSYKRETYLSADPIPARAQTTLLGIQLDFDLALLDQYNPRVWSYGIGFRPTEKLQLNLDVNREIWSLYKLSRIKEKYSEPLNFNDTTNVRMGAEYAFRPFLKFRGGIGKRPSPVPHYSGENNWMDNDRMIYSVGVSYIFNGRNFAFLKDRLKNPVIFDLAITNQQLKNVEINKTFPTERNPSYNYGGYIWSMTFSVSLFF from the coding sequence ATGCGAAACAGAGCTTATAGTCAAAAAATTATCTCCAGGTCGAGAATTATCCTCGCAGTCCTAGGGATATTAGGAGTCGGCACATCCGAGCTGACTGCCGGTAGTTACGGGGATATTTATGGTGCTCACGCGGGTGCAGCCGGGATGGCGGGAGCAGTTACCGCTACGGTTAATAACTCATCTGCAGTTTTCTATAACGTTGCCGGTTTGGGAAGATTGAACGAAGCAGATTTGTTCATCGCTCAATGGGAACAAAAAGAAAAAGAGAAAGAAGCAGCAGCTAATGGAGAAGTTCCTAAGGATGCGAATGGGAATCCTATTCCTCAAGAAGGTCCTTTACTCAACACTGAACCTCAAACTGAAGCAGGTGCTCCTCCTGATAAGTGGTATAAAAGAGCTTGGTTTAATTTCAGAGACGGCTTTGCTAATATGGGAAAGGGGATGTTTACTTATCAACCTCTTCTCCGCCCGAACCGTCCTTATCATGAAGTGTCTTTCTTAGGAACTTACGCGAATCCTACATTAAAAAATAACGCACCTAAGAATGAGAACACTAAGAACCCTGACGACAGTTATGTTGGTTTGGGTTTTACGATGAACCTAAACGAAATTTTCGATATAGGTAGAACCATTCGTTTTGGATTAAACGCTATCGTTCCTGCTTCCGGGAACTTGATGGTGGTGAACGATCAGAACCCTACTGTTCCTAGATACCTTCAATCAGGAAAAAGTAATGAACGTCCAACCATCATGGCTGGGGTCGGTGTGGAACTTTGGAAAGATCGTCTTTTTGCCGGAGTTGGTATCACTGCACTTGCAGGTGGTTCCGGTGCGATCTTGTTAAAAGATGTTCCGATCTCTCCTGATCCAGTTCAAGCGAACTCACAAGTAGTTTTAACATTAAAACCTATCATCAACCCTACTTACGGACTCCAATTTACGTACGGAAAATGGAGCGCTGGGGTTTCCTATAAGAGAGAAACTTATTTGTCTGCGGACCCGATTCCTGCTCGTGCTCAGACTACTCTTTTAGGGATCCAATTGGATTTCGATCTAGCATTATTGGATCAGTACAACCCTAGAGTTTGGTCTTACGGTATTGGATTCCGACCTACAGAAAAACTTCAATTAAACTTGGATGTGAACAGAGAGATCTGGAGTTTGTATAAACTTTCTAGGATTAAAGAAAAATATTCCGAACCTCTAAATTTCAATGATACAACCAACGTTCGTATGGGAGCCGAGTATGCTTTCCGTCCATTCTTGAAGTTCAGAGGTGGTATCGGAAAGAGACCTTCTCCTGTTCCTCATTATTCAGGAGAAAACAACTGGATGGATAATGATCGTATGATCTATTCCGTCGGGGTTTCCTATATATTCAACGGGAGAAACTTTGCTTTCTTGAAGGACAGGTTGAAAAACCCAGTGATATTCGATTTAGCGATTACAAACCAACAGTTGAAAAACGTGGAGATCAATAAAACTTTCCCGACAGAAAGGAATCCAAGCTATAATTACGGCGGATATATCTGGTCCATGACCTTCTCTGTAAGCTTATTCTTCTAA
- a CDS encoding CPBP family intramembrane glutamic endopeptidase has protein sequence MDLEKEDQKLAPGRDVLLMGLIQVFVLFIGMYSYMKVTRFQVESTLSLKVSKQNFTKAKEVVNTVPSEVVWNEPASAEKAVREYTEFVVTKRPWLLSLDRIIWGLCFLVPSYFFIRKISRIETAEFTDSANGRDILAGVATGFATFCFVNVASSLIFFIIGKPQSNYLEIILTKNLYMNWKLLGWTLLAIAFGAGIFEEFFFRGFLLKYFEEKNLGSIGLIITSVIFGVVHFNGGSYVAPILLIFVGLSFGISYLKTGNIWVPVTAHITYNASMLLAGFLLGDRIS, from the coding sequence ATGGATTTAGAAAAGGAAGATCAAAAACTAGCGCCTGGCAGAGATGTTCTGCTCATGGGTCTGATCCAGGTTTTCGTACTGTTCATCGGTATGTATTCCTATATGAAGGTTACTCGATTCCAAGTAGAGAGTACCTTATCGCTAAAAGTTTCGAAACAAAATTTTACAAAAGCAAAGGAAGTAGTAAACACAGTACCTTCCGAAGTTGTTTGGAATGAACCTGCTTCCGCTGAAAAAGCAGTTAGAGAATATACCGAATTTGTAGTAACTAAACGCCCTTGGTTATTGTCTTTGGATAGGATCATCTGGGGGTTATGTTTTTTAGTTCCTTCTTACTTTTTTATCCGAAAGATCTCTAGGATAGAAACCGCCGAGTTTACCGATTCTGCAAATGGAAGAGATATACTAGCAGGTGTCGCAACTGGATTTGCTACATTCTGTTTTGTGAATGTTGCAAGTAGCCTGATCTTTTTTATCATAGGCAAACCCCAATCTAATTATCTGGAAATTATCCTAACCAAAAATCTTTACATGAATTGGAAGCTCTTAGGATGGACATTGCTTGCGATTGCATTCGGAGCCGGAATTTTCGAGGAATTTTTCTTCAGAGGATTTTTATTAAAATACTTTGAAGAAAAAAACTTGGGTTCCATCGGACTAATTATCACTTCTGTTATTTTTGGAGTGGTACATTTTAACGGAGGATCTTATGTGGCTCCGATCCTTCTGATCTTTGTGGGGCTTTCATTCGGAATTTCTTATTTAAAAACCGGTAATATATGGGTTCCAGTAACTGCACATATCACTTATAATGCATCCATGCTATTAGCCGGATTTCTGCTTGGGGATCGGATCTCTTAA